From Candidatus Methylomirabilota bacterium:
TGAACACGAGCTTCTGGAGATGGTCAGGCAGCCGGGTACCGATCGTGTGGAAGTGCAGCGGCAGGCCGCAGGCGTCGATCACCTCCCACAGCGGGTTCCAGTACGGGTCCCACAGCGGCTTGAGATCGGGCGAGTTCGCAATGTCGAGGCCGCGGACAGAGCCGCGCTTGGCGACGCGCTCGACCTCCGCGATGGCGGCGTCGATCGGGTTGTTGGGGATCGAGGCCAGCCCGGCGTAGCGCTCGGGGTGCGTCGCGCAGAAGTCGGCGAGCCACTCGTTGTAGACGCGCATGACCTCGACCGTCGCCTCCGGATCGTTCATCCGGCCCGTCGCGCCCAGGATGCCGTAGAGCACCTCGGCCTGCACGCCGTCGCGATCCTGGTCTTTCAGCCGCAGATCCGGATCGCTGAGGCGGCGGATGCCCTTCTTGCCGTCCTCGTAGAGCCCCGTCGACGCCATGCGGTCGGCGCGGTGGATCCGTCCCGGCACGTACTCGCGGCCGGCCGAGCCCATGCCGTTGACGTTCCCGAGGCTCGCGCCCTTCTTCGTCACCCACACCGGGCCCTTCGGCCCGTCGGTGACGTACGGCATCCTGTCGCGCATGGCGGCGGAGGCGTTGGCCGTGAAGAGATCGGGCGGCAGCCAGATGAGATCGAGATGACAGTCCGCGGAGATCATTTCGTATTTCATGGCTATTTGATCAAGCCGTAGAATTTCCCGGCGTTCTCGCACACGATCTTGTGAGTGGTCGCGGCCGGCAGGTGGCCGAACTGCTCCTCGATGTACTTGGACGACTCGGGCCATACCCCGTCGCCGTGCGGGTAGTCCGACCCCCACATCAGCGTCTCCTCGCCGATCTCGTCCACCATTTGAGTGCCGATCCGGTCGAACTGGAACGTGGCCTTGCACTGCCGCCGCCAGTAGTCGCTGGGCTTCATCGTGAGCCCGAGGTCGCGGAAGCGGTCCTCCCACTCGAAATCCATCCGGTCGAGCGCGTACGGCAGCCAGCCGATGCCGCTCTCGCCGAAGGAGATCCGGATCCGGGGGTAGCGCTCGAGAACGGCGGCGCCGATGACGGCGGCGAGGATATTGATGAGGTTCATCTGGAAGCCCGACACGGCCGTGAAGAGCGCGGCGCGCTTCGCGAGGCCGGTGGCCTTCTCCCGCACGCTGGGCGGCATCGTCGGGAAGGTGTGGAAATGCAGCGGCAGGCCGACCTCGTTCACCGCCTGCCAGAGGGGCTCCCACACCGGATGCCACATCGGCTCCATGTCCCACGAGCACGAGAGCTCGAGGCCTCGCAGTCCCATCTTCGCCACGCGATGGATCTCGCTCACCGCCGCCCCGATATCGCCGTAGGGCAGGCACGCCAGGCCGATGTGCCGGTCGGGGTAGTGGCGGCAGAAATCGACGAGCCAGTCGTTGTAGATGCGGAACATCTCGGCGGCCGCCTCGTGATCGTTCAGCCGCGTCGCCGCGCCGAGGATGCCGAAGATGACCTCGGCCTGCACGCCGTCGCGCTCCATGTCCTTGATGCGCAGGTGCGGATCGGTCGGGCGCCGGATCCCCTTCTTGCCGTCCTCGTAGAGTCCGGTCGACGCCATTACGTCGGCGCGGTAGTGCTCGCCCGGGGCGTACTTCGTCCCCGACGGCCCGACGCCACCCACGAGCCCGAACGAGGCGCCGTTCTTCGACGTCCAGCGCGGGCCATCCGGCCCATCGGTGACAAACGGCATGCGCTCGCGGATGGCCGCCCTGGCGTTGGCGGTGAAGAGGTCTGGCGGAATCCAGGGCAGGTCGATGTGGCAGTCGGCCGAGATGCGCGTGTAGTTCATGGTGTCATCCTCTCTGGAGTCGGTTCACTGCTTGAGGCGCACATCCTCGTACGGCGCCGAGTACGGGTGGAACGGGATCAGGGCGAGCGCCGGCTCCTCGACCCTCGGGCCTACCCCGCGGATGAACCCATTCTCCCAGATCGGCGCGAAAATGGTGCGATCGTGCAGGATCCGCTGGATCTGGTGGAGCAGCTCTTCGCGCTTGCGCCGGTCCAGCTCGCGCGCCTGCCTCTCGAAGAGCTCCTGAACCTCAGGCAGTGACCCAGCGGCGAAGGCCCCGCCCTTGACCGCCATGATCTGGAGCCGCGTCGCCGCGTTACCGGACGGACCAAGCCCCGCAAACACCACGCCCTTGAGCTTGCCCTCCCGCCAGGCGGAGAAGAAAGCGGCGCGCTCCATCGTGCGGATCCTGAGCCGGATGCCGACGGCGGCCAGGTAATTCGCGATCGCCTCCCCGGCGCCCTCGTAGGGCGGCGCGATGGTGAAGTCGCCGCCATCGAAGCCCCCCGGATGTCCGGCCTCGGCGAGCAAACGCTTGGCCCGGGCAGGGTCGTACGGGTCGGCCTCGATCGGCAGGGCGAACTCCATCGCGCGCGGCACCACGTTCCCCGTCAGCCCGGCGAAGCCCAGCTGCTCGGCCGTGTTGAGCGCGGCGCGGTCGATCGCGAGGCTGGCCGCCAGCCGGACGCGCGCGTCGCGCCACGGCGACATCGCGTCCCACTGGTCGCGGAAGTCGAGGGAGAAGATGGTGTTGCTGCGGACCGCCATGAGCTTGAGCCCCGGCGTGCGCCTGACGTCCTCGGCGATCGGCCCGTTCAGGAAGTACGCGATGTCCACGTCGCCCCGCTTGAGCGCGGCGGCGCGGGTGGTCTCGTCCGGCAGGCTGCGGAAGACGAGCCGCTTGACGCGCGGAACCTTTCGCCAGTAGCCCTCGAAGGCCTCGAGCGTCATCTCGACGCCGGGTGAAACACTGATTACCCGGTAAGGCCCGGCGCCGACCGGCGC
This genomic window contains:
- a CDS encoding amidohydrolase family protein → MKYEMISADCHLDLIWLPPDLFTANASAAMRDRMPYVTDGPKGPVWVTKKGASLGNVNGMGSAGREYVPGRIHRADRMASTGLYEDGKKGIRRLSDPDLRLKDQDRDGVQAEVLYGILGATGRMNDPEATVEVMRVYNEWLADFCATHPERYAGLASIPNNPIDAAIAEVERVAKRGSVRGLDIANSPDLKPLWDPYWNPLWEVIDACGLPLHFHTIGTRLPDHLQKLVFMGSDLTRAGADVTADEKRLARMAFATHITGFQINMAQILMSMIYGGVLERYPRVRVVLGEAGIGWIPYILWRMDGEWEDQFKDLSLTMPPSEYWRRQCFATYQTDPVGLKLLDELGADRIMWGSDFPHPDGIWPDSREYIQREMGHLPAETRRKIVCENAARLYNFAA
- a CDS encoding ABC transporter substrate-binding protein, whose amino-acid sequence is MNTLVRLVLLALCLVSSATPAVAADPAPSGQMTWAVHFTLAPRWLDPAENEGSITPYLTLYAVHDALLKPMPSGVTVPCLAESWSLSPDGLVYEFLLRSGVRFHNGELLTADDVKFSFERYRGANSQLLKDKVKEVRILDARRIQFRLKEPWPDFITFYGTTATSAGWIVPRKYVQAVGEDGFKKAPVGAGPYRVISVSPGVEMTLEAFEGYWRKVPRVKRLVFRSLPDETTRAAALKRGDVDIAYFLNGPIAEDVRRTPGLKLMAVRSNTIFSLDFRDQWDAMSPWRDARVRLAASLAIDRAALNTAEQLGFAGLTGNVVPRAMEFALPIEADPYDPARAKRLLAEAGHPGGFDGGDFTIAPPYEGAGEAIANYLAAVGIRLRIRTMERAAFFSAWREGKLKGVVFAGLGPSGNAATRLQIMAVKGGAFAAGSLPEVQELFERQARELDRRKREELLHQIQRILHDRTIFAPIWENGFIRGVGPRVEEPALALIPFHPYSAPYEDVRLKQ
- a CDS encoding amidohydrolase family protein; translated protein: MNYTRISADCHIDLPWIPPDLFTANARAAIRERMPFVTDGPDGPRWTSKNGASFGLVGGVGPSGTKYAPGEHYRADVMASTGLYEDGKKGIRRPTDPHLRIKDMERDGVQAEVIFGILGAATRLNDHEAAAEMFRIYNDWLVDFCRHYPDRHIGLACLPYGDIGAAVSEIHRVAKMGLRGLELSCSWDMEPMWHPVWEPLWQAVNEVGLPLHFHTFPTMPPSVREKATGLAKRAALFTAVSGFQMNLINILAAVIGAAVLERYPRIRISFGESGIGWLPYALDRMDFEWEDRFRDLGLTMKPSDYWRRQCKATFQFDRIGTQMVDEIGEETLMWGSDYPHGDGVWPESSKYIEEQFGHLPAATTHKIVCENAGKFYGLIK